In Primulina eburnea isolate SZY01 chromosome 14, ASM2296580v1, whole genome shotgun sequence, the following proteins share a genomic window:
- the LOC140811178 gene encoding uncharacterized protein, whose translation MLAAMTQFFAQVAGNQAPAARGAGPRPQPEAVYERFQKMNPQKFSGATNSMVAEEWVKSIEVIFEYMVLQDVDRVRCAIFLLAGDARRWWDSTSVAVNLPTLSWNGFKELFFAKYFTEEVRARLTTEFMMLRQGDSSVTEFVRKFEQGCYFVPLIANDAQAKLRHFMSGLRSVLRRDVRVAGPTTYTVAVSRALAAEQDQRDIETDRLGKRPYQAPPQPQHQQQRPQHKKPYQGPQGNKPYPGPPRGKGPIHQ comes from the coding sequence ATGCTTGCAgctatgactcagttcttcgcacaggttgcggggaaccaggctccCGCAGCAAGAGGTGCAGGACCGAGGCCCCAACCTGAAGCAGTGTACGAGAGATTTCAGAAGATGAATCCTCAGAAATTCTCAGGGGCTACGAATTCGATGGTAGCGGAAGAATGGGTTAAGTCGATAGAGGTGATCTTTGAGTATATGGTGCTGCAGGATGTAGACCGAGTCCGATGTGCCATCTTCCTTCTAGCAGGAGATGCGAGACGTTGGTGGGACAGCACATCAGTGGCAGTTAATTTGCCAACGTTGTCTTGGAATGGGTTCAAGGAGTTGTTCttcgccaagtacttcactgaagaggtACGTGCCCGTTTGACTACAGAGTTCATGAtgctgcgacagggagacagcagcgtgactgagtttgtgaggaagtttgagCAGGGTTGTTACTTTGTGCCACTcatagctaatgatgcccaagcaaagctgaggcatttcatgaGTGGTTTGCGGTcagtcttgcgccgtgatgtgagggtagctggccctactacgtATACAGTTGCCGTTTCTAGAGCTCTGGCGGCAGAACAAGATCAGCGAGACATTGAGACTGACAGgttgggcaagaggccctatcaggcaccaccgCAGCCACAGCACCAGCAGCAGCGACCCCAACACAAGAAACCATATCAGGGGCCGCAAGGGAATAAACCTTATCCAGGACCGCCGAGAGGCAAGGGTCCCATTCATCAGTAG